From the genome of Anopheles moucheti chromosome 3, idAnoMoucSN_F20_07, whole genome shotgun sequence, one region includes:
- the LOC128302745 gene encoding dynein axonemal heavy chain 12-like, giving the protein MEHINIELLISLVQKRKLLWCPTDPGYSNKPLVEKSWKQVAGVLRCMLLFSLCFFHGVVQERRQFGPIGWNILYEFNETDLSISLTQLRMFLDEYEKVPYVALRYLTGECNYGGRVTDDWDRRCLNTLLAKFCTAQVLENERTDTLLANTLKTQSSLLIEYVILAQNTSTGVFRETPAELVISVSSNILKLLPPEFDRDAALEKYPTDYHQSMNTVLVQEMVPFNNLLICIRGRLQTARKAMQGLVAVSPTVEEVVSAILVGKIPSVWAKRSYPSLKTLGSYIADFIARLEFLQKWYDEGPPATFWVSGFFFTQAFLTGAQQNFARKYVIPIDLLVFDNGIGKRAGWDLQESIPRVLFDTILLKPMKKDDFVPRHTYRCPVYKTAEQRGTLSTTGHSTNFVIALLLNCDPNVKPDHWVLRGAAMLCQLSH; this is encoded by the exons ATGGAACACATCAATATAGAATTATTGATCAGTTTGGTCCAGAAGCGAAAGTTGTTGTGGTGCCCAACGGATCCGGGCTACAGCAACAAACCGCTAGTGGAGAAGTCGTGGAAACAAGTGGCAGGCGTTTTAAGATGTATG CTCCTGTTCAGTCTGTGCTTCTTCCACGGTGTCGTGCAGGAGCGGCGCCAGTTTGGTCCGATCGGTTGGAACATACTGTACGAGTTTAACGAGACCGATCTGAGCATCAGCTTGACGCAGTTGCGAATGTTTTTGGACGAGTATGAAAAAGTACCGTATGTGGCACTACGCTACCTAACCGGAGAGTGTAACTACGGTGGCCGTGTAACGGATGATTGGGATCGTCGGTGTTTGAATACGCTTCTAGCAAAGTTCTGCACGGCGCAGGTGCTGGAGAACGAGAGAACGGACACTTTGTTGGCCAATACGCTCAAGACACAG AGTAGTCTACTAATTGAGTATGTTATTCTCGCACAGAACACatcaaccggtgtgttcaggGAAACTCCTGCCGAGCTTGTGATTAGCGTATCGTCAAACATTTTGAAGCTTCTTCCGCCAGAGTTTGATCGGGACGCCGCACTGGAGAAGTATCCGACCGACTATCATCAG AGCATGAATACGGTACTGGTGCAGGAGATGGTACCGTTTAACAATCTACTCATCTGCATCCGGGGTAGACTCCAGACGGCTCGCAAAGCCATGCAGGGTCTTGTCGCCGTGTCACCAACCGTGGAAGAGGTGGTCAGCGCGATACTGGTCGGCAAGATCCCATCCGTCTGGGCGAAGCGTTCCTACCCGAGCCTGAAAACGCTCGGCTCGTACATTGCGGACTTTATCGCGCGGTTAGAATTCCTGCAAAAATGGTACGACGAAGGCCCGCCAGCAACATTCTGGGTGTCGGGCTTTTTCTTCACCCAGGCATTTTTGACCGGCGCACAGCAAAACTTTGCCCGCAAGTACGTCATACCGATCGATCTGCTAGTGTTCGATAATGGGATAGGGAAAAGGGCAGGATGGGATCTGCAGGAGTCTATACCACGCGTCCTGTTTGATACC ATTCTGCTGAAACCGATGAAAAAAGACGATTTTGTTCCGCGGCACACGTACCGCTGTCCGGTATACAAGACGGCCGAACAGCGCggtacgctttccacgacggGCCAcagtactaactttgtcatagcGTTGTTGCTAAATTGTGATCCCAATGTGAAACCGGACCATTGGGTTTTGCGTGGTGCGGCTATGCTTTGTCAGCTTAGTCACTAA